TATCGATGATAGAATGCTTACAATTTCAGTAAATGTTGATGAAAACAAAGAGGCTAAAGATGACGGTGGACGTTATATAAGAAGGGAGCGCCATGTTGGTTCTTTCAGGAGAAGTTTTTCGATGGACAATGTCCGGACAGAGGATATAAAAGCCGAAATGAAAAACGGGATTCTAACTATAACCTGCCCGAAAAAAACCGAATACCTACCAAAATCAAGAAAAATTGATATACAATAGCTGCCTTTAGCCTGCCATGCTGACTATTTGCCGGAGTTTAGGCAATACTAAAATAAAAAACAGGAGGCTATATATGGCAGCTTTTGATGTGCGCGTCCGGTTTACCGGAGTGATGAGCAAGACAATTTATGCTACCGATAAGCAGGAAGCGCTGAAAAAAATGGAGGCTCAAATTGAGGAAAGTATCCATGATGTTGAAATAAGTGATGTTCAGTTCAGTAACAGTGATATTGAAATAAACGAGATAGAAAAATAATGGCAATATAACCGCTCACCAAGCGGCGGACAAGTTTAAATTGTTTTCCTGTGTTTTGCACGTTTTGATATGCGGAACAATACATCTGTCGATGGATTTACAATAGTTGAATAAAAAAGGACACGTTGGATTAGCGTGTCCTTTTAATATTTCTAAATAAATTGTTAATTATAAGTTGTTTTCAAAGAAACGATAAGCATTATCAAAAAAGAGAGCATTGACAATTTGCTCGCTAAAACTTTTAAGCAGTTCATCATAGATTTTGCTGATATCCTCGACACCTTTCATATCATAAGGTAAATCGGAACCATCAAGGTCTCCGCCTAATGCAAGAACATTTTCGCCGCCAAGTGATAAGAAGTGCTCTATATGATTTTTGACGTCTTTGATAAAGGCTTTTCCGCCATCGCGTAAAAAACCGCGGTAAAGGTTAATACCGACTATTCCACCGCGCTTTTTTATTTCAATA
This DNA window, taken from [Clostridium] cellulosi, encodes the following:
- a CDS encoding hypothetical protein (Family membership), coding for MSHERHELTPFYNNDFGFFPSNFFSNFLSDRFWDNFGFWNFGGFKVDVREKKDAYIIEAEMPGIDKKNVDIDIDDRMLTISVNVDENKEAKDDGGRYIRRERHVGSFRRSFSMDNVRTEDIKAEMKNGILTITCPKKTEYLPKSRKIDIQ